Within Agarivorans litoreus, the genomic segment CGCCTGCTTGCTTGTTACCACCAACATGCGAGTAGGTAGTGGCAGATGTAAATGCTTTATCTAGCTCTTGTTCTGTTTTCTTAAGTGCTAAACCAGTGCTGGTTTTGTAAAGTTGCTTACCATTGAAACGGTCTAGAGGAACCTCGATATCTGCTGCAATAATTACCAAATCTGCGTCTGCGATGTCTTGTTCTGTAAGTTGGTTTTTTGCGCCTACCGAGCCACGAGTTTCCACTTTAATGCTGTGACCTAAACGTTTGCCGTGTTCCTCTAGTGCCTCTGCTGCCATAAAGGTATGTGCTACGCCTGTTGGACACGCCGTAATCGCAACAATTTTTTTAGTAGTACTTGATTTATCAGCAGCAAGCGGGGATACGGAATGACCTTGCTCAAGCGTTTTGGCTTCTTCAATTGCTTGACTCAAAAATGCTTTAGGGTCACTGGTGCATTGAGATATCTGGGCTTGATACACCATTTTGCCAACGAAACGCTGCGTATCAACTGGGGTATTTGTCACAATAACGATCACTTCTGACTCTGCTATTTGCGCATCTGTAAGTGTTTGTGTTTCAACTACACTCGAGTGACACTCAATGTTAGCGGTATGTCCAAGTGCTTTAGCCGCTTGCTCCAGCAATCCGGCTGCGATGATGCTATTTGCTACCCCACTAGGGCAGGCTGTAATCATTGAAATTTTCATAGGTTCGACCTTTATGTCCATGTATGCCACCTAAAGTATTCGACTTTAGCGACTCAGCTCTTGTAATTGGATTTTTTGTTGTAGGGATTTAACTTCTTCGATATTTGGTACGCCAACACCAACTTGGCCAACTGCCAGTGCTGATAGCGCGGTAGCAAAAGAGAGTAACTCTTCCTTGGCTAATGATTGCATGTGGCCCCAACATAGGCCTGCAACCAGAGTATCGCCAGCACCCACAGTGCTCACAACATTCATTCTTGGAGGTTTAGCTTGTAACCATTGGTTGTTTTCAAGCCATAAAACGCCTTCTGCGCCCATTGAAACAACAATGTTTGCTATGCCTTTGCTTGTTAGTGATTCTGCAGCTTCTAAGCATTGCTCTTGATTATCTAAATGGCGACCAACAAATTGAGCGAGTTCTTCATCATTTGGTTTAATTAGCCAAGGCTTAGAGTCCAGCCCTTTAGCCAAGGCGTCCCGACTACTGTCGAACAACACGCGTTTACCATTTTGTTGGAGCCAGCTTACCCACTTAGCACATTGTTCAGCGCTAATACCTTGGGGCAGGCTTCCGGCGAAAACGAAGTAGTCATGTGACTGCATCAATTCACCGAGTACTGTTTCGAATTGTTGAATGGCGTCACTGCCAACGTATACTCCGGGAAAGTTAATGTCGCTAACATTGCCGCTTTGTTCAACTAGCTTTACGTTGATACGGGTTGAACCTGCTACGCGAATAAACTTATCTTGAGCACCCATGGTGTTGAAGAGTTGGCCGAATAGTTCTTGGTTGTCACTGCCTAAAAAACCTGTGACAGTGACCTCTGCACCTAAGTCACTCAACACTTTAGCAACGTTAACACCTTTACCTGCCGCGTGTAATGAGCCGCTATTTACTAAACTTACAGCACCGGTGTGAAGCTTGTCTAAACTACCAGTTAAATCGAGTGCTGGGTTTAAGGTGATGGTAACTACTTTGGTTGTTTGCATTGTTCTAGTTACTCCTTAATGCTCACCAAGGCCAGACGCAATGGCTTTGCCAATAGCTGCTAGAGCTTCCGTTGCGTCGGCGCCTTCAGCAGTAAATTGAAGTTCGTGGCCATGTTTTACGCCAAGCCCAATAACTTTCATTAAGCTTTTCGCGTTGACCACCTTACCGTCGCTACTTAGGTTGGCCACTTTAATTACTGCTTCAAACTTTTTCGCCTCAGCAACTAACATGGCGCCTGGTCGAGCATGTAGGCCATGAGCATTTCTAATTTTAAATACCGCTACGTTACTGTCGCTCGAAGCAGTATCTGCTATTTCCTCGCCAGTAAAAAAGCTAAGCACTTGCGCCTCGGTTAAAGTAAAAAGCTTTTCTTGTTCTTGTTTAAATACCAACTCAGTAATTTTATCTAAGATGGCTTGGTGAGCATTATTACAAGCAGCAATAGCAATAAGGGCGTGCACTGGGTTGCCTTCTTGCTCGAATGGGGATGCAGCAGACACTAGCGCCATAGTAGTGCGAGTAACGGCTTTGTCGCTGCTTATTAACCATAGCCCTTTACCTAAGTGAGTAGCAGACTTGCTTACCAACTCAGCAACAAACTCGGTATCTACATTGCCGGTGTTTTTCAACAACCCTGCTGCTACTGCGGCCATTTGAACCATGTCATTGGTTGGAAAGTTCAGTTGGATGAGTGAGGTATTAATGTCGGTGTCTAGTTGCATTTC encodes:
- the pfkB gene encoding 1-phosphofructokinase produces the protein MQTTKVVTITLNPALDLTGSLDKLHTGAVSLVNSGSLHAAGKGVNVAKVLSDLGAEVTVTGFLGSDNQELFGQLFNTMGAQDKFIRVAGSTRINVKLVEQSGNVSDINFPGVYVGSDAIQQFETVLGELMQSHDYFVFAGSLPQGISAEQCAKWVSWLQQNGKRVLFDSSRDALAKGLDSKPWLIKPNDEELAQFVGRHLDNQEQCLEAAESLTSKGIANIVVSMGAEGVLWLENNQWLQAKPPRMNVVSTVGAGDTLVAGLCWGHMQSLAKEELLSFATALSALAVGQVGVGVPNIEEVKSLQQKIQLQELSR
- the fruB gene encoding fused PTS fructose transporter subunit IIA/HPr protein — its product is MLQLNNDNIKLNQSSNDKHSAIKVIAADLSDKGLVQEGYLDGMLCREEQSSTFLGNGIAIPHGTTDTRDRVNKTGVSVLHFPDGVNWGDGNIAYVVIGIAAKSDEHLGILKQLTKVLSADGAEQKLKHAKSAEEIIAILSGEMQLDTDINTSLIQLNFPTNDMVQMAAVAAGLLKNTGNVDTEFVAELVSKSATHLGKGLWLISSDKAVTRTTMALVSAASPFEQEGNPVHALIAIAACNNAHQAILDKITELVFKQEQEKLFTLTEAQVLSFFTGEEIADTASSDSNVAVFKIRNAHGLHARPGAMLVAEAKKFEAVIKVANLSSDGKVVNAKSLMKVIGLGVKHGHELQFTAEGADATEALAAIGKAIASGLGEH